The following are encoded together in the Nocardioides sp. Arc9.136 genome:
- a CDS encoding HNH endonuclease signature motif containing protein, protein MAKDSRRSAHVVSRAVAKSHTRLDRAHEVHLWSMSDDDVAATLLEAARLRARVEALELRLAAEAERRHAGERVGATDTAAWWATETHQTRPAAKHRMRLAESLDRHSPTATAFAEGEVSVHHARVITECLDKLPADLDDPTIPLRAEQHLLAEARHRDPKSLRILAKHVLTVVAPEIGEARDAKALKAEERLARETAWLTMSPDGRGSVVGKFKLPELHGAMLKKTLLAFAAPKHQAATQEPGAPEAVERRPSPERMGDAFCELLERLPTASSVPKLGGLNASVVVTMDFASLLGGLAPGVLDDGATISAAQARRLACEAGLIPAVLGTQSELLDLGRTARLFTGAQRRALNLTQPTCTAEGCDWPAHLCHAHHDQPWSTGGATDLANARNLCPRHHARIHDPAYDTTHLQGGKVAFHRRP, encoded by the coding sequence ATGGCCAAGGACTCCCGACGCAGCGCGCACGTGGTGTCCCGCGCCGTCGCGAAGTCCCACACCCGCCTCGACCGAGCCCACGAGGTCCACCTGTGGTCGATGTCCGACGACGACGTCGCGGCGACCCTTCTCGAGGCTGCCCGCCTCCGCGCCCGCGTCGAGGCGCTCGAGCTCCGGCTCGCCGCCGAGGCCGAACGCCGTCACGCCGGCGAACGGGTCGGCGCCACCGACACCGCCGCTTGGTGGGCGACCGAAACGCATCAGACCCGTCCCGCTGCGAAGCACCGCATGCGGCTGGCCGAGTCCCTCGACCGCCACAGCCCGACGGCCACCGCTTTCGCCGAGGGCGAGGTGTCGGTGCACCACGCTCGGGTGATCACCGAGTGCCTCGACAAGCTCCCCGCCGACCTCGACGACCCGACCATCCCGCTCCGTGCCGAGCAGCACCTGCTGGCCGAGGCGCGGCACCGTGACCCCAAGTCGTTGCGCATCCTGGCCAAGCACGTCCTCACCGTCGTCGCACCCGAGATCGGTGAAGCACGCGACGCCAAGGCCCTGAAGGCCGAGGAGCGCCTCGCTCGGGAGACCGCTTGGCTGACGATGAGCCCCGACGGGCGCGGGTCGGTGGTCGGGAAGTTCAAGCTCCCCGAGCTGCACGGCGCCATGCTCAAGAAGACGCTGTTGGCGTTCGCGGCGCCGAAGCACCAGGCCGCCACCCAGGAACCAGGCGCGCCCGAGGCGGTCGAGCGCCGCCCGTCACCGGAGCGGATGGGTGACGCGTTCTGCGAGCTCCTCGAACGCCTCCCCACCGCCTCCTCGGTTCCGAAGCTCGGCGGCCTCAACGCCTCAGTCGTCGTCACGATGGACTTCGCCTCGCTCCTCGGCGGCCTCGCACCGGGTGTCCTCGACGACGGCGCCACCATCTCCGCCGCCCAGGCGCGACGGCTGGCTTGTGAGGCAGGACTGATCCCCGCTGTCCTCGGCACTCAGTCAGAGTTGCTCGACCTCGGCCGCACCGCGAGGCTCTTCACCGGTGCCCAACGCAGAGCCTTGAACCTCACCCAGCCGACCTGCACCGCAGAAGGCTGCGACTGGCCCGCCCACCTCTGCCACGCCCACCACGACCAACCCTGGTCCACCGGCGGCGCCACGGACCTGGCCAACGCCCGCAACCTCTGCCCGCGCCACCACGCCCGCATCCACGACCCGGCCTACGACACCACCCACCTGCAAGGCGGGAAGGTCGCCTTCCACCGACGGCCCTAG
- a CDS encoding LLM class flavin-dependent oxidoreductase has product MPEKTQLVLNAFLMTAGHHESAWRLPENDTSRVRDVAYFQDLARTAERGLLDSVFFADHPGLGQVARRPAELPDPVLLLTAMAAVTERIGLVATASTTFSEPYNLARAFASLDLLSGGRAGWNVVTTAAEQAASNFGDGPLPTPAERYARAQEFLDVVLGLWGGWDDDAQLADKERGVWIDPDRVRTLDHVGEHFRVKGPLNVGRSPQGHPVVVQAGSSPAGIELAGRYAEAVFTAQPTLEEGRAFYATLKAAAVRAGRNPDHVKVLPGVVPVIGGTEAEARDLERRLDELVVLDHPLEQLAEMTGLPVERLELDAPLPQDIRPVEEVRTISSRYRLVVDLARREDLTVRQLLLRLGGGRGHRTFTGTPEQVADTIEQWAAAAAADGFNVMPPVLPAGLEAFVDHVVPILQRRGLFRTEYAGSTLREHYGLPVPATGAPAAAAALTA; this is encoded by the coding sequence ATGCCCGAGAAGACCCAGCTCGTCCTCAACGCCTTCCTCATGACCGCCGGCCACCACGAGTCGGCCTGGCGCCTCCCGGAGAACGACACCTCGCGCGTCCGCGACGTGGCGTACTTCCAGGACCTGGCCCGCACCGCCGAGCGCGGCCTGCTGGACTCGGTGTTCTTCGCCGACCACCCCGGCCTCGGCCAGGTAGCCCGGCGCCCCGCCGAGCTCCCCGACCCGGTCCTGCTGCTCACCGCGATGGCCGCGGTCACCGAGCGGATCGGCCTGGTCGCCACCGCCTCGACGACCTTCTCCGAGCCCTACAACCTGGCCCGCGCCTTCGCCTCGCTCGACCTCCTCAGCGGTGGCCGCGCCGGCTGGAACGTCGTCACGACCGCCGCCGAGCAGGCTGCGAGCAACTTCGGCGACGGGCCGCTGCCCACGCCGGCCGAGCGGTACGCCCGCGCGCAGGAGTTCCTCGACGTCGTCCTGGGCCTGTGGGGCGGCTGGGACGACGACGCCCAGCTGGCCGACAAGGAGCGCGGCGTCTGGATCGACCCGGACCGGGTCCGCACGCTCGACCACGTCGGGGAGCACTTCCGCGTCAAGGGACCGCTCAACGTCGGGCGCAGCCCCCAGGGCCACCCGGTCGTGGTGCAGGCGGGCTCCTCGCCGGCCGGCATCGAGCTGGCCGGGAGGTACGCCGAGGCGGTGTTCACCGCCCAGCCGACCCTCGAGGAGGGCCGCGCGTTCTACGCCACCCTCAAGGCCGCCGCGGTCCGCGCCGGCCGCAACCCCGACCACGTCAAGGTGCTGCCCGGCGTCGTCCCGGTCATCGGCGGCACCGAGGCCGAGGCCCGCGACCTCGAGCGCCGCCTCGACGAGCTCGTCGTCCTCGACCACCCGCTCGAGCAGCTCGCGGAGATGACCGGCCTGCCGGTCGAGCGGCTCGAGCTGGACGCCCCGCTGCCCCAGGACATCCGCCCGGTCGAGGAGGTCCGCACCATCAGCAGCCGCTACCGGCTGGTCGTCGACCTCGCCCGCCGCGAGGACCTCACCGTCCGCCAGCTGCTGCTGCGCCTCGGCGGCGGCCGCGGCCACCGGACCTTCACCGGCACCCCGGAGCAGGTCGCGGACACGATCGAGCAGTGGGCCGCGGCCGCCGCGGCCGACGGGTTCAACGTGATGCCGCCCGTGCTGCCCGCCGGTCTCGAGGCGTTCGTGGACCACGTCGTGCCGATCCTGCAGCGGCGCGGTCTCTTCCGCACCGAGTACGCCGGCAGCACGCTGCGCGAGCACTACGGGCTGCCGGTCCCCGCGACCGGTGCACCCGCCGCGGCCGCCGCGCTGACCGCCTGA
- a CDS encoding NAD-dependent epimerase/dehydratase family protein, which yields MRLLVLGGSVFLSRAVAEEALARGHEVVCACRGRSGPVPDGADHVELDRTQPLPETLQADAATYDAVVDVARHPSWVRAAVAATPEAHWVFVSTINVYADESTPGGTPGSLPLREPHREDADLSVDMEAYGPMKVACESIVRAGARSSTVVRPGLVVGPGDPTGRFTYWPARFAAVDTHPTVLAPGDPDDLVQVVDVRDLAAWLVTLAERRTTGTFDGVGPATPVRDLLAAVALGSGGGDALLRWTARDALEAHGVEPWAGPRSLPLWLPRPEYDGLVAHDADPSLDAGLVVRPVEDTARDTLAWLRATPDAPVTGLTRDEEAAVLAAL from the coding sequence ATGCGGCTCCTGGTGCTCGGCGGCTCGGTGTTCCTCTCGCGCGCGGTGGCGGAGGAGGCGCTGGCCCGCGGCCACGAGGTGGTGTGCGCGTGCCGCGGGAGGTCCGGACCCGTGCCGGACGGGGCCGACCACGTCGAGCTCGACCGGACGCAGCCGCTGCCGGAGACGCTGCAGGCCGACGCGGCGACGTACGACGCGGTGGTGGACGTGGCGCGGCACCCCTCGTGGGTGCGGGCGGCGGTGGCCGCGACACCGGAGGCGCACTGGGTGTTCGTCTCGACGATCAACGTGTACGCCGACGAGTCGACGCCCGGCGGCACGCCCGGCTCGCTGCCGCTGCGCGAGCCGCACCGGGAGGACGCCGACCTGTCGGTCGACATGGAGGCCTACGGCCCGATGAAGGTCGCGTGCGAGTCGATCGTGCGCGCCGGCGCCCGGTCCTCCACCGTGGTCCGTCCCGGCCTGGTGGTCGGGCCGGGGGACCCGACGGGGCGCTTCACCTACTGGCCGGCCCGGTTCGCCGCGGTCGACACCCACCCCACCGTCCTCGCCCCCGGCGACCCCGACGACCTGGTGCAGGTCGTCGACGTGCGCGACCTCGCCGCCTGGCTCGTCACGCTGGCCGAGCGCCGCACCACCGGGACCTTCGACGGCGTCGGGCCCGCGACCCCGGTCCGCGACCTCCTCGCCGCCGTCGCCCTCGGCAGCGGCGGCGGGGACGCGCTCCTGCGCTGGACCGCCCGTGACGCCCTCGAGGCCCACGGCGTCGAGCCGTGGGCCGGCCCACGGTCGCTCCCGCTCTGGCTGCCGCGCCCCGAGTACGACGGCCTCGTCGCCCACGACGCCGACCCCTCCCTCGACGCCGGCCTGGTGGTCCGCCCGGTCGAGGACACCGCCCGTGACACCCTCGCCTGGCTCCGCGCCACCCCCGACGCCCCCGTCACCGGCCTCACCCGCGACGAGGAGGCCGCCGTCCTCGCCGCCCTGTGA
- a CDS encoding serine/threonine-protein kinase, whose product MSDDGYPEVGERLGSYSVGARIGTGGMGWVFEALDTRLNRQVALKVIAPQLAGDEGFRERFVREAQAQASLDSPHVVHVYEHGDVDGRLYLVTQHVPDGDLAGQLRAHGAPPREAAVDIVAQVAAGLADVHAAGFVHRDVKPSNVLLRRRESGVTAYLGDFGIVREAGADHTATAAGTAGTPGFMAPELHSGAKAGPRTDVYSLGCLLWTTLTGSPPYDGSSEWEVVTAHRERPVPQLPDDGSLAEGINGVLRRAMAKDPAERYADAAPMRDDLRALLALPAEGHVVPVEAVDPPVAAPLPPPRNARLKIAAVVVALLVLAAAAVAVWALTWGDDDDPASSAPSAGAGAGPADPVGRGAVASIATALLEQGEVTPAVASCAAETWVEQAGVDRLRAEGYLDEQLAYVDRPASEVSADMRSAIATAVAACGGTTAD is encoded by the coding sequence GTGAGCGACGACGGGTACCCCGAGGTCGGGGAGCGGCTGGGTTCCTACAGCGTCGGTGCGCGGATCGGCACCGGCGGGATGGGCTGGGTCTTCGAGGCCCTCGACACCCGGCTGAACCGGCAGGTCGCGCTCAAGGTGATCGCCCCGCAGCTCGCCGGCGACGAGGGCTTCCGGGAGCGGTTCGTGCGCGAGGCGCAGGCGCAGGCCTCCCTGGACTCCCCGCACGTCGTCCACGTCTACGAGCACGGTGACGTCGACGGGCGGCTCTACCTCGTCACCCAGCACGTCCCCGACGGCGACCTCGCCGGCCAGCTGCGGGCCCACGGCGCGCCGCCGCGCGAGGCCGCGGTCGACATCGTCGCCCAAGTGGCGGCCGGGCTGGCCGACGTCCACGCGGCCGGGTTCGTCCACCGCGACGTCAAGCCGTCGAACGTCCTGCTGCGGCGACGCGAGTCCGGCGTCACGGCGTACCTCGGCGACTTCGGGATCGTCCGCGAGGCCGGCGCCGACCACACCGCGACCGCGGCGGGCACGGCCGGCACGCCCGGGTTCATGGCACCCGAGCTGCACAGCGGCGCCAAGGCCGGCCCGCGCACCGACGTCTACTCCCTCGGCTGCCTGCTCTGGACCACGCTGACCGGATCCCCGCCGTACGACGGCTCCTCGGAGTGGGAGGTCGTCACCGCCCACCGCGAACGGCCGGTGCCGCAGCTGCCCGACGACGGCTCGCTGGCCGAGGGGATCAACGGCGTGCTCCGGCGGGCGATGGCGAAGGACCCGGCGGAGCGGTACGCCGACGCCGCGCCGATGCGCGACGACCTCCGAGCGCTCCTGGCCCTGCCCGCGGAGGGGCACGTCGTGCCGGTCGAGGCCGTCGACCCGCCCGTCGCCGCGCCGCTCCCACCGCCACGGAACGCCAGGCTCAAGATCGCCGCGGTCGTGGTCGCGCTGCTCGTGCTCGCCGCGGCGGCCGTCGCGGTGTGGGCGCTCACCTGGGGCGACGACGACGACCCGGCCTCCTCGGCACCGTCGGCAGGAGCGGGAGCGGGGCCGGCGGACCCGGTGGGCCGCGGTGCCGTCGCCAGCATCGCCACCGCGCTCCTCGAGCAGGGCGAGGTGACCCCGGCGGTCGCGTCCTGCGCCGCCGAGACCTGGGTCGAGCAGGCCGGCGTGGACCGCCTGCGGGCCGAGGGCTACCTCGACGAGCAGCTCGCGTACGTCGACCGGCCGGCCTCCGAGGTCTCCGCCGACATGCGCTCGGCGATCGCCACCGCCGTCGCGGCCTGCGGCGGCACGACGGCGGACTGA
- a CDS encoding ABC transporter permease, translating into MPSVLEERTEARPNPRQEEAAKVRHVSRHRTRALSALRGAAGILVLAVVWELAPRYGLVDRYFVPPLSEVLDVWWGLARSGDLTEHLRASLVRSGVGFGLAVATAIPLGAAIAWYSPVRQLFTPVLEIFRNTAALALLPVFVLVLGIGETSKIAIVLYACFFPILLSTISGVANVDAQLLRSARVLGLSPVATFRKVVFPAAVPTIFTGIRISGAAAILVLIAAEMIGATAGLGYLINYSQFNFLIPQMYAGILTTSVVGLAVNYALVALERRFSRWRA; encoded by the coding sequence TTGCCTAGCGTCCTGGAGGAGCGGACCGAGGCCCGCCCGAACCCGCGCCAGGAGGAGGCGGCGAAGGTCCGCCACGTCTCCCGGCACCGCACCCGCGCGCTCAGCGCGCTCCGGGGCGCCGCCGGCATCCTCGTGCTCGCGGTCGTATGGGAGCTCGCGCCGCGGTACGGCCTGGTGGACCGGTACTTCGTCCCACCGCTGAGCGAGGTGCTCGACGTGTGGTGGGGGCTCGCGCGCTCCGGCGACCTGACCGAGCACCTGCGCGCCAGCCTGGTCCGCTCCGGCGTCGGCTTCGGCCTCGCGGTCGCCACCGCGATCCCGCTCGGCGCGGCCATCGCGTGGTACTCCCCGGTCCGCCAGCTCTTCACCCCGGTGCTCGAGATCTTCCGCAACACCGCCGCGCTCGCGCTGCTGCCGGTCTTCGTCCTGGTGCTGGGCATCGGCGAGACCAGCAAGATCGCGATCGTCCTCTACGCCTGCTTCTTCCCGATCCTGCTCAGCACGATCAGCGGCGTCGCCAACGTCGACGCCCAGCTGCTGCGCTCGGCCCGGGTGCTCGGCCTGTCACCGGTGGCGACGTTCCGCAAGGTCGTCTTCCCGGCGGCCGTCCCGACGATCTTCACCGGCATCCGGATCTCCGGCGCCGCCGCGATCCTCGTCCTCATCGCCGCGGAGATGATCGGCGCCACCGCGGGCCTGGGCTACCTCATCAACTACAGCCAGTTCAACTTCCTCATCCCGCAGATGTACGCCGGCATCCTCACGACCTCCGTCGTCGGCCTGGCCGTCAACTACGCGCTGGTCGCCCTCGAGCGCCGGTTCTCCCGCTGGCGCGCCTGA
- a CDS encoding M1 family metallopeptidase: protein MRRLPALLAVALLPLAGCSDDDGRGPTDGPPSPGPSTATDSGSATAVPRRPTGAALDVALSEPREDSVYPDVGDPGVDALHYDLSLTWDPVARVLEGTERVVLRSTGDDDRLRLDLAPELEVGSVRVDGEEARFRHRGKDLVVRHDVVADRRYALVVTYAGTPRPVPAPTRRRDVATTGWTTTADGWTWTMQEPYGAFTWYAVNDHPSDKALYDITVRVPTPFVGVANGALVSREEDGPDTVTRWHLAEPAASYLVTVATGDYVTAEATSDSGVPVTWWVPRDQPDLGRGARTTAEELGWLEERLGPYPFDTLGAVVVDSASAMETQTMMTIGTSEYARSPAVVVHELAHQWYGDQVTPTDWRDVWMNEGMVMYLQVLWQAEEDGTDLDAVLDAYAAAEVRERASAGPPGAYDPDAFGASTVYYGPALMWHELRGRVGEDAFWSMVRGWPASQEDGAADREEYVAWVEQETGLELSAFFDDWLLGETTPARS from the coding sequence GTGAGACGGCTCCCGGCGCTGCTCGCCGTCGCGCTCCTCCCCCTCGCCGGGTGCAGCGACGACGACGGCCGGGGCCCTACGGACGGCCCCCCGTCGCCCGGGCCGAGCACGGCGACGGACTCCGGATCGGCGACGGCGGTCCCGAGGAGGCCGACGGGCGCGGCCCTCGACGTCGCGCTGAGCGAGCCCCGGGAGGACTCGGTCTACCCCGACGTCGGCGACCCGGGCGTCGACGCCCTCCACTACGACCTCTCCCTCACCTGGGACCCCGTGGCACGGGTGCTGGAGGGCACCGAGCGGGTCGTGCTGCGCTCGACCGGGGACGACGACCGGCTCCGGCTCGACCTGGCGCCCGAGCTCGAGGTCGGCTCGGTGCGGGTCGACGGCGAGGAGGCGCGGTTCCGGCACCGCGGCAAGGACCTGGTCGTGCGCCACGACGTCGTCGCCGACCGGCGCTACGCGCTGGTCGTGACCTACGCCGGCACCCCGCGGCCGGTGCCGGCACCGACCCGGCGGCGGGACGTCGCCACCACCGGCTGGACCACGACCGCGGACGGGTGGACGTGGACGATGCAGGAGCCGTACGGCGCGTTCACCTGGTACGCCGTCAACGACCACCCCTCCGACAAGGCGCTCTACGACATCACCGTCCGGGTGCCGACGCCGTTCGTCGGCGTCGCCAACGGCGCGCTGGTCTCCCGGGAGGAGGACGGCCCGGACACGGTCACCCGCTGGCACCTCGCGGAGCCGGCGGCGTCGTACCTCGTCACCGTCGCGACCGGCGACTACGTCACCGCCGAGGCCACCTCGGACAGCGGGGTGCCGGTGACGTGGTGGGTGCCGCGCGACCAGCCGGACCTGGGGCGCGGGGCCCGCACGACCGCCGAGGAGCTCGGCTGGCTGGAGGAGCGGCTCGGGCCGTACCCGTTCGACACGCTCGGCGCGGTGGTCGTGGACTCCGCGAGCGCCATGGAGACCCAGACCATGATGACGATCGGCACGTCCGAGTACGCCAGGTCGCCGGCCGTGGTCGTGCACGAGCTGGCGCACCAGTGGTACGGCGACCAGGTCACCCCCACGGACTGGCGCGACGTGTGGATGAACGAGGGCATGGTGATGTACCTCCAGGTCCTCTGGCAGGCCGAGGAGGACGGCACGGACCTCGACGCGGTGCTCGACGCCTACGCGGCCGCGGAGGTCCGCGAGCGGGCGTCCGCCGGTCCGCCCGGCGCCTACGACCCCGACGCGTTCGGCGCCTCGACGGTCTACTACGGGCCCGCGCTCATGTGGCACGAGCTGCGCGGCCGGGTCGGCGAGGACGCGTTCTGGTCGATGGTGCGCGGCTGGCCGGCCTCCCAGGAGGACGGCGCCGCCGACCGCGAGGAGTACGTCGCGTGGGTCGAGCAGGAGACCGGGCTGGAGCTGTCGGCGTTCTTCGACGACTGGCTGCTGGGCGAGACCACCCCAGCCCGGTCCTAG
- a CDS encoding ABC transporter ATP-binding protein has product MSSSIELRDVSQVFAVRGDEDRQLRDFVALQGVDLTVAPGELLALVGPSGCGKSTVLDLVAGLTRPTSGRVLVDGEEITGPGLDRSVVFQQYTLLPWRTATANVELALEATGRYTRAERRERAREHLELVGLTEFAHRYPHELSGGMKQRVAIARSLSYEPGVLLMDEPFGALDAQTRERLQEELVGIWERTGTTIVFITHDIEEAVFLGQRVAVMSSRPGRVKEVVDIDLDRSGAGESDIRSTPEFAAYRHHVWASLRQQPARRLEEVERVA; this is encoded by the coding sequence GTGAGCAGCAGCATCGAGCTCCGCGACGTCAGCCAGGTCTTCGCCGTCCGCGGCGACGAGGACCGCCAGCTCCGCGACTTCGTCGCCCTCCAGGGCGTCGACCTGACCGTGGCCCCGGGGGAGCTGCTCGCCCTCGTGGGGCCCAGCGGCTGCGGCAAGTCCACCGTGCTCGACCTGGTGGCCGGGCTGACCCGCCCGACCTCGGGCCGGGTGCTGGTCGACGGCGAGGAGATCACCGGACCCGGCCTGGACCGGAGCGTGGTCTTCCAGCAGTACACCCTCCTCCCGTGGCGCACGGCCACCGCGAACGTCGAGCTCGCGCTCGAGGCGACCGGTCGCTACACCCGTGCCGAGCGGCGCGAGCGGGCCCGCGAGCACCTCGAGCTGGTGGGCCTGACCGAGTTCGCCCATCGCTACCCCCACGAGCTCTCCGGCGGCATGAAGCAGCGGGTCGCCATCGCCCGCAGCCTCTCCTACGAGCCCGGCGTGCTGCTGATGGACGAGCCGTTCGGCGCCCTCGACGCGCAGACCCGCGAGCGGCTCCAGGAGGAGCTGGTCGGCATCTGGGAGCGCACCGGCACCACGATCGTCTTCATCACCCACGACATCGAGGAGGCGGTCTTCCTCGGGCAGCGCGTCGCGGTGATGAGCAGCCGGCCCGGGCGGGTCAAGGAGGTCGTCGACATCGACCTCGACCGCTCGGGCGCCGGGGAGAGCGACATCCGGTCGACGCCGGAGTTCGCGGCGTACCGCCACCACGTCTGGGCCTCGCTGCGCCAGCAGCCCGCCCGCCGCCTCGAGGAGGTCGAGCGCGTTGCCTAG
- a CDS encoding ABC transporter substrate-binding protein has protein sequence MPLLSARRRLPALLATALVGLVGATATACGGSAGADGGGEVTTIRYQSGAGSLDPLELADALGYLDGLTLDKVGDVQGGPESLQALATGQIDISASAFYGATAKLVASGVPIKAVVSTYGSNDEVSASVVTLEDSGVREAEDLVGRKVAVNTLGANAEAVLDTYLQSEGLSQDQIDQVTLVPLPALNSEAALREGQVDAAYMSRGALDNAKKNGGIRVLAEDVDFVGPYNGGGFHLTERFIQQNPTTTRTLVAGVARANEYIATHSREEVLDVIGEYQTEHGREDYLEPLQIWPGTNGVATEGGVIRDQDVTIWLDWLESEGEVDTGDITPEDVFTNEFNPYADGAGTSKEEDQ, from the coding sequence ATGCCACTCCTGTCCGCACGCCGGCGCCTGCCGGCACTCCTCGCCACGGCCCTGGTCGGCCTCGTCGGAGCCACGGCCACGGCCTGCGGCGGCTCCGCGGGGGCCGACGGCGGCGGCGAGGTGACGACCATCCGCTACCAGTCCGGCGCCGGCTCGCTGGACCCGCTCGAGCTGGCCGACGCCCTCGGCTACCTCGACGGGCTGACCCTCGACAAGGTCGGCGACGTCCAGGGCGGTCCGGAGAGCCTCCAGGCGCTGGCGACCGGCCAGATCGACATCTCCGCCTCGGCGTTCTACGGCGCGACCGCGAAGCTCGTCGCGAGCGGCGTGCCGATCAAGGCCGTCGTGTCGACCTACGGCTCCAACGACGAGGTCAGCGCCTCGGTCGTCACGCTCGAGGACTCCGGTGTCCGCGAGGCCGAGGACCTGGTCGGCAGGAAGGTCGCGGTGAACACCCTCGGCGCCAACGCCGAGGCGGTGCTCGACACCTACCTGCAGTCCGAGGGGCTCAGCCAGGACCAGATCGACCAGGTGACGCTCGTGCCGCTGCCCGCGCTGAACTCCGAGGCGGCCCTGCGCGAGGGCCAGGTCGACGCGGCCTACATGAGCCGCGGCGCGCTCGACAACGCCAAGAAGAACGGCGGCATCAGGGTGCTCGCCGAGGACGTCGACTTCGTCGGTCCCTACAACGGCGGCGGGTTCCACCTCACCGAGCGCTTCATCCAGCAGAACCCCACCACCACCCGCACGCTCGTCGCCGGCGTCGCCCGCGCCAACGAGTACATCGCGACGCACTCGCGCGAGGAGGTGCTCGACGTGATCGGTGAGTACCAGACCGAGCACGGCCGGGAGGACTACCTCGAGCCGCTCCAGATCTGGCCCGGCACCAACGGCGTCGCCACCGAGGGCGGCGTCATCCGCGACCAGGACGTGACCATCTGGCTGGACTGGCTCGAGAGCGAGGGCGAGGTCGACACCGGCGACATCACGCCCGAGGACGTCTTCACCAACGAGTTCAACCCGTACGCCGACGGCGCCGGCACCAGCAAGGAGGAGGACCAGTGA
- a CDS encoding carboxyl transferase domain-containing protein: protein MGRPDAAALIDLVLDAGSWTSWDTAPERTGVSEEYAAELRRAEEKSGVDESVLTGEGLMKGRRVAVVVGEFRFLAGSIGRDSADRLVAAIERATRERLPLLAAPVSGGTRMQEGTPAFVQMIRISQAVAAHKAAGLPYLVYLRHPTTGGVMASWGSLGHVTVAEPGALVGFLGPRVYEALYGKAFPEGVQTSENLYAHGIIDAVVAPEEIAGILDRALGVILAPRHGITPVPSPADDSAAGTVPDVETWDAVTRSRRPDRPGVRRLLKYAASEVVPLNGTGQGEQDPGLLIALVRFGQAPCVFLGQDRRGQTADHPMGPGALREARRGMRLASELGLPLVTVIDTQGAALSPDAENGGLAGEIARSLADLVTLDAPTLCLMLGEGNGGGALALLPADRVVAAQHAWLSPLPPEGASAIVHRDLDHAPEMARKQQVRALDLHRLGIVDRIVAERPDAADEPEAFCRRVGAALEHELAALLDAGPGSPADRARRYA from the coding sequence ATGGGCCGACCTGACGCAGCCGCACTGATCGACCTCGTGCTCGATGCGGGGTCGTGGACCTCGTGGGACACCGCCCCGGAACGGACCGGCGTCTCGGAGGAGTACGCCGCGGAGCTGCGGCGGGCGGAGGAGAAGAGCGGCGTCGACGAGTCCGTGCTGACCGGCGAGGGCCTGATGAAGGGCCGGCGGGTCGCGGTGGTCGTCGGGGAGTTCCGGTTCCTGGCGGGGTCGATCGGCCGCGACAGCGCCGACCGGCTCGTGGCGGCGATCGAGCGCGCCACCCGCGAGCGCCTCCCGCTCCTGGCCGCGCCGGTGAGCGGCGGGACCCGGATGCAGGAGGGCACACCGGCGTTCGTGCAGATGATCCGGATCAGCCAGGCCGTCGCCGCGCACAAGGCGGCCGGCCTGCCGTACCTCGTCTACCTCCGCCACCCCACCACCGGCGGCGTCATGGCGTCGTGGGGCTCGCTCGGCCACGTGACCGTCGCCGAGCCCGGCGCGCTCGTCGGCTTCCTCGGCCCGCGGGTCTACGAGGCGCTCTACGGCAAGGCGTTCCCCGAGGGTGTGCAGACCTCCGAGAACCTCTACGCCCACGGCATCATCGACGCCGTCGTCGCGCCGGAGGAGATCGCCGGCATCCTCGACCGGGCGCTGGGCGTCATCCTCGCCCCGCGCCACGGCATCACGCCCGTCCCCTCCCCAGCCGACGACTCCGCGGCCGGCACCGTCCCGGACGTCGAGACATGGGACGCGGTCACCCGCTCCCGGCGGCCGGACCGCCCCGGCGTCCGCCGGCTGCTGAAGTACGCCGCCTCCGAGGTCGTGCCCCTCAACGGCACCGGCCAGGGCGAGCAGGACCCTGGCCTGCTCATCGCGCTGGTCCGGTTCGGGCAGGCGCCGTGCGTGTTCCTCGGCCAGGACCGCCGCGGCCAGACCGCCGACCACCCGATGGGTCCGGGCGCGCTGCGCGAGGCGCGCCGCGGCATGCGGCTCGCCTCCGAGCTCGGCCTGCCGCTGGTGACGGTCATCGACACCCAGGGCGCCGCCCTCTCCCCCGACGCCGAGAACGGCGGGCTCGCCGGCGAGATCGCGCGCAGCCTCGCCGACCTGGTCACGCTCGACGCACCGACCCTGTGCCTCATGCTCGGCGAGGGGAACGGCGGCGGCGCGCTCGCCCTGCTGCCCGCCGACCGGGTGGTCGCCGCCCAGCACGCCTGGCTCTCCCCGCTGCCGCCGGAGGGGGCCTCCGCGATCGTCCACCGCGACCTCGACCACGCACCCGAGATGGCGCGCAAGCAGCAGGTCCGCGCCCTCGACCTGCACCGGCTGGGCATCGTGGACCGGATCGTCGCCGAGCGACCCGACGCCGCCGACGAGCCCGAGGCGTTCTGCCGGCGGGTCGGCGCCGCGCTCGAGCACGAGCTGGCCGCGCTCCTGGACGCGGGGCCGGGCAGCCCCGCCGACCGCGCCCGGCGCTACGCCTGA